AACTTGATCGACAACGCCGTGAAGTACACCGAGCCCGGCGGCACCATCGACGTCACCATCGAGTCCGAAGGGTCCCGGGTGCGGGTGGTCGTTCGCGACTCGGGCATCGGAATTCCCGCCGAGGACACGGCCCGGATCTTCGAGCGCTTCTACCGGGTGGACCGCGCCCGTTCTCGCGCGCTGGGAGGCACGGGCCTCGGCCTCTCGATCGTCAAGCATCTCGTGCAGGCGATGGGGGGTGAGATCTTCGTGCAGAGCGAGCTGGGCGAAGGCTCGAGTTTCATCTTCACGCTACCGGCACCCGTCGTCGGGCAGGCCGAGACTCAGATCCCGTAGGGTCCCGGCGCTCGCCGCAAGCGCTGCTCGATCGCCGAGTGGCTCCGCTCGCGCGCGCGCAACACCAACTCGTCCTGAGCCGAGAGCCCGAGGCCCCGGTCTGCCCGGGTCCAGGTGCCGTCGGCACCGAGTTCCCAGGCCAGGGCGTCGTCTGCGATGCAGAGCTCGAGCACCTCGTCCACGCGCTCGATGCCTTCGCGGGACTCGATCGGCACCACGGCTTCGACGCGGCCATCGAGGTTGCGGGGCATCAGATCGGCGGAGCCGAGGTAGAGGCGCGTGCGCTCTGGCGAACTCCCGAAGCGGAAGATGCGCGAGTGCTCGAGGAACGGGCCCACGAGCGATCTCACCCGGATGTTCTCCGAGAGCCCCGGCACGCCCGGTCGCAGGCAGCACACGCCCCGAACGATGAGGTCGATCTGGGTCCCCGCGCGTGACGCCTCGTAGAGAGCGTCGATCAGAGCGCGGTCGGCGAGGCCGTTCGCCTTGATCACGATCCGCCCGTCGGGCGCCTGCTTCTCGCGCTCGATCTCCTCGAGCAAAGTGCGTCGCAGGGTCGTCGGTGCGACCAGGAGCTTGCGGTAGTCGGTCTGTTTGCTGCAGCCCGTGAGCGAGTTGAACAGGTCGGTGGCGTCTGCAGCCAGTGGTCCGCTGCAGCTGAAGAGTCCGAAGTCTTCGTAGGAGCGCGCCGTCTGCGGATTGTAGTTTCCGGTGCCGATGTGCACGTAGCGCCGGATGCCGTCGCTTTCATTGCGGACGACGAGGGTGACCTTGCAGTGCGACTTCAGGCCGACCACGCCGTAGACGACGTGGACGCCGGCCTCTTCGAGGGCGCGTGCCCAGCGGATGTTCGCCTGCTCGTCGAAGCGGGCGGTGAGCTCGACGAGGGTGACCACCTGTTTTCCGGCTTCCGCCGCGTCGATCAGGGTGCGGATGATCGAACTCTCGCTGCCCGCGGCCCCACCACCGGCCGTGCGATAGAGGGTGTGCTTGATCGCGAGCACGTCCGGGTCTTCCGCGGCCTGGGTGAGGAACGCTTCGAAGGAATCTCGAAACGACTCGTAGGGGTGGTGGACCAGGACGTCGGCGCGATGCATCGCATCGAACAGCCCTCCATCCCCGTCCTCGATGCCCTCGAAAGCGGGCGGCGTGACGGGCACGTGTGGGGCGCGCTTTGCGGCCGGGCGATCGATGCCGTGGATCTCCCAGAGC
This genomic interval from Myxococcota bacterium contains the following:
- the ppk1 gene encoding polyphosphate kinase 1 — encoded protein: MRRDRLPHDASRVPDPRNAEQTRSPDGHPAFPEARYFNRELTWLDFNERVLALAEDPSLALLERVKFLAIASRNLDHFFQVRVAGLKAQVEADVGARSIDGRSPEEQLAAIRPRIVAQMERQDDCFGKELLPRLRDIGVRLCTWDELDAKRQSALSAWFEHRVFPVLTPLSVDPSHPFPYISNLSLNLAVVVRDPGNQALRFARVKVPPLFPRWIPLPDEPDHRIPIEQLIAAHVTLLFPGMEIASCTPFRLTRDAELALDENDAEDLLQAVESGLKRRLRMNAAVRLEAPWQMSDRILDLLRAELELGADDVFMTRELLDLGSLWEIHGIDRPAAKRAPHVPVTPPAFEGIEDGDGGLFDAMHRADVLVHHPYESFRDSFEAFLTQAAEDPDVLAIKHTLYRTAGGGAAGSESSIIRTLIDAAEAGKQVVTLVELTARFDEQANIRWARALEEAGVHVVYGVVGLKSHCKVTLVVRNESDGIRRYVHIGTGNYNPQTARSYEDFGLFSCSGPLAADATDLFNSLTGCSKQTDYRKLLVAPTTLRRTLLEEIEREKQAPDGRIVIKANGLADRALIDALYEASRAGTQIDLIVRGVCCLRPGVPGLSENIRVRSLVGPFLEHSRIFRFGSSPERTRLYLGSADLMPRNLDGRVEAVVPIESREGIERVDEVLELCIADDALAWELGADGTWTRADRGLGLSAQDELVLRARERSHSAIEQRLRRAPGPYGI